Part of the Nitrosophilus alvini genome, TTTAAACCCAAAAGGTTTACAACCATTCCTCTTATTTTCCTTGCCTGGTAATCTAATTTATAAAAAAGTTCGTATATCTCTTTGGCATCAAGCTGTTCAGCATTTTCAAAGTCAAACATGCCGTTCTCTTTTTTAGGTATTTTGGAATCGAGATAAGAGTAAAATTCATTTCTTATTTTTTCATATGCCTTTAACTCTTTCATAGCTTTTTCTTTATCCAATACAACCCCCTTGCCTTAAAAGTTTTACAGAATATTATATAATTTTTTTTCCTGTTTGAGGTATGTTACTGTTTATAAACTAAACATTTTATCCGTATATAATCTTTTTTACTCTCTTTTATAAGTTTGATAGCACTTTTTTTATAAAATACGTAACTATTTTGTTTAAAGGTAGTTAAATGGAGCTTAATCTGACACTTGAAGGTTTTAAATTTATGTTTTTGGGTATGGGAATAGTTTTTCTATTTCTCGTAACGCTTATTTTTGTTCTTCAAATTCAGGCAAAAATTATAGAAAAAATAGCATCAAAAACAGTGTCAACTGTAACAACACAAAAGAAAAGTAACAAAAAAGATGAAAGCAAAATAACAGCTGTAATATCTGCTGCGCTGCATACATATAGAAAAAAACATCGATAGAGGATTTTATATGGCTAAAAAAATTGTAGAAGTAATGGATACAACGTTTAGGGACGGGTTTCAGTCTGTTTTTGGCGGACGTGTTT contains:
- the cmeU gene encoding CmeU family protein — protein: MDKEKAMKELKAYEKIRNEFYSYLDSKIPKKENGMFDFENAEQLDAKEIYELFYKLDYQARKIRGMVVNLLGLKAE
- a CDS encoding OadG family protein, encoding MELNLTLEGFKFMFLGMGIVFLFLVTLIFVLQIQAKIIEKIASKTVSTVTTQKKSNKKDESKITAVISAALHTYRKKHR